From Pseudonocardia autotrophica, one genomic window encodes:
- a CDS encoding quinone-dependent dihydroorotate dehydrogenase codes for MYDALMRTVLRHVPSEPAHRAGFAVVRAVGGAPAVGPRVAEALVPSDPVLRTRVLGLDFAGPLGLAAGFDKDARGVLALGRLGFGAVEIGTVTGRPQPGNPKPRLFRLVEDRALLNRLGFNNAGAAAVAPRLSALRARSLPGMPVLGVNIGKSKAVPADDAAADYRASAAALGGYADYVVVNVSSPNTPGLRDLQQVDALEPLLVAVREELDRVSADRRVPLLVKITVDLSDDDIDAVADLAVRLQLDGVVATNTTLARDGLRTPADEVAALGAGGLSGRPLAQRALAVVGRLRARLAEDQTIISVGGIEDALDAYQRIRAGAALVQAYTGFVYGGLLWPSRLHRDLAALLRRDRFTDISQAVGIDAP; via the coding sequence ATGTACGACGCCCTGATGCGCACGGTCCTGCGGCACGTCCCGTCCGAACCCGCCCACCGCGCCGGGTTCGCCGTCGTCCGCGCCGTCGGCGGGGCGCCCGCGGTCGGTCCGCGGGTCGCCGAGGCACTCGTGCCGTCCGACCCGGTGCTGCGCACCCGGGTGCTGGGTCTCGACTTCGCCGGGCCGCTCGGGTTGGCCGCGGGCTTCGACAAGGACGCCCGGGGCGTGCTGGCGCTGGGCCGTCTCGGCTTCGGCGCGGTCGAGATCGGAACCGTCACCGGACGCCCGCAGCCCGGCAACCCGAAGCCGCGGCTGTTCCGGCTCGTCGAGGACCGGGCGCTGCTGAACCGACTGGGCTTCAACAACGCGGGCGCGGCGGCCGTCGCCCCGCGGCTCTCCGCACTGCGGGCGCGCTCTCTCCCCGGGATGCCGGTGCTCGGGGTGAACATCGGGAAGAGCAAAGCCGTTCCCGCCGACGACGCCGCCGCCGACTACCGGGCGAGTGCCGCCGCGCTCGGCGGCTACGCCGACTACGTGGTCGTGAACGTCAGCTCCCCGAACACCCCGGGCCTCCGCGATCTTCAGCAGGTCGACGCGCTGGAGCCGCTGCTGGTCGCGGTCCGCGAGGAGCTCGACCGGGTCTCGGCCGATCGCCGGGTGCCGCTGCTGGTGAAGATCACGGTCGACCTGAGCGACGACGACATCGACGCGGTCGCCGATCTCGCGGTACGTCTGCAGCTCGACGGGGTGGTCGCGACGAACACCACGCTCGCCCGGGACGGCCTGCGCACCCCCGCCGACGAGGTCGCCGCACTCGGTGCGGGTGGACTCTCCGGCCGCCCGCTGGCGCAGCGCGCGCTCGCCGTGGTCGGACGGTTGCGGGCCCGGCTGGCCGAGGACCAGACGATCATCTCCGTCGGTGGGATCGAGGACGCCCTCGACGCCTACCAGCGGATCCGGGCCGGCGCCGCGCTGGTCCAGGCCTACACCGGGTTCGTCTACGGGGGGCTGCTCTGGCCCTCACGGCTGCACCGCGATCTCGCCGCCCTGCTGCGCCGCGACCGCTTCACCGACATCAGCCAGGCCGTCGGTATCGACGCGCCCTGA
- a CDS encoding RNA-binding S4 domain-containing protein — MDATRVDRWLWSVRLAKTRADAATACRGGHVRINDRPAKPAAPVRVGDRVRARVYDNNRIVEVTRVIEKRVGAPIAQECYIDHTPVEPTGPGVPVFARRDRGAGRPTKRDRRMLDQLGVARRTP, encoded by the coding sequence ATGGACGCGACCCGCGTGGACCGCTGGCTGTGGTCGGTGCGCCTGGCGAAGACGCGTGCCGACGCCGCGACGGCCTGCCGTGGCGGGCACGTGCGGATCAACGACCGGCCGGCGAAACCGGCTGCCCCGGTGCGGGTCGGCGACCGGGTCCGGGCCCGCGTGTACGACAACAACCGGATCGTCGAGGTCACCCGGGTGATCGAGAAGCGGGTGGGCGCCCCGATCGCCCAGGAGTGCTACATCGACCACACCCCGGTCGAGCCGACCGGGCCCGGGGTGCCGGTGTTCGCGCGTCGCGACCGCGGCGCGGGCCGTCCGACCAAGCGTGACCGCCGGATGCTCGACCAGCTCGGCGTGGCACGGCGGACTCCGTAG
- a CDS encoding SDR family NAD(P)-dependent oxidoreductase: MDLHLAGRRAIVTGGSRGIGLATARALSAEGVRVALVARDPDRLADAAGSLRGSGAPDVLTVTADSDDDAAVRAAVDTVADRFGGVDVLVNAAARPASSGVPTGLGSITDDVVRAELETKLLGYLRFARAVAPLMTAQGWGRIVNVSGLNARKSTSLVGSVRNVAVASMTAALAEELGPHGVNVTVVHPGLTETERTAGLVQERADALGTDPATARAALDATTTIGRITTAAEVADVITFLCSPRSVAINGDAVAAGGGTPGVTHY, translated from the coding sequence ATGGATCTGCATCTGGCCGGGCGGCGGGCGATCGTGACGGGTGGGAGCCGCGGCATCGGATTGGCGACGGCCCGGGCCCTCTCCGCCGAGGGGGTCCGGGTCGCGCTGGTGGCCCGCGATCCGGACCGGCTCGCCGACGCGGCCGGGTCGCTGCGCGGGTCCGGTGCTCCGGACGTCCTCACGGTGACCGCCGACAGCGACGACGACGCGGCGGTGCGGGCCGCGGTGGACACCGTGGCGGACCGCTTCGGCGGCGTCGACGTGCTGGTGAACGCGGCCGCACGACCGGCGAGCTCGGGGGTACCGACCGGGCTGGGGTCGATCACCGATGACGTGGTGCGTGCCGAGCTGGAGACGAAGCTGCTCGGCTACCTGCGCTTCGCCCGCGCCGTCGCACCGCTGATGACGGCGCAGGGCTGGGGGCGGATCGTGAACGTCAGCGGGCTGAACGCGCGGAAGTCGACCTCACTGGTCGGGTCGGTGCGCAACGTGGCCGTCGCCTCGATGACGGCGGCGCTGGCCGAGGAGCTCGGTCCGCACGGGGTGAACGTGACGGTCGTGCATCCCGGGCTGACCGAGACCGAGCGGACCGCAGGCCTGGTGCAGGAGCGGGCGGACGCGCTCGGCACCGACCCGGCCACCGCACGGGCCGCCCTGGACGCGACGACGACCATCGGGCGGATCACGACCGCGGCCGAGGTCGCCGACGTCATCACCTTCCTGTGTTCGCCGCGTTCGGTCGCGATCAACGGAGACGCGGTCGCGGCCGGCGGCGGCACCCCGGGGGTCACCCACTACTGA
- a CDS encoding diacylglycerol/lipid kinase family protein, with amino-acid sequence MAEPVDSVLLVFNPGSTGDADVLARALRDELAEARPELPVQLRPTEYAGHAREIAREAASGPGRPLIVSASGDGGYNEVVNGIMDVPGTEAAAAVLAAGNANDHDRVTSRRPLAEAVLDGRTERMDLLELHRGDDPPHYAHSYIGFGLTPVVALQIEKGGKGTLREIITTVRSFWAFTPFEIEFGPGDRRRIDNLVFANIGEMAKVAELSETSRPDDGRFEVVLLEHRPKWKQIAIAVRAAVKGLGRQPATREFRFTTCGPMPVQIDGELSDVEAGTAVRVRCAAGALHVVR; translated from the coding sequence GTGGCCGAGCCCGTTGATTCCGTTCTCCTCGTGTTCAACCCGGGCAGCACCGGCGACGCCGACGTGCTCGCCCGAGCTCTGCGCGACGAGCTCGCCGAGGCCCGGCCCGAACTGCCCGTGCAGCTGCGCCCGACCGAGTACGCCGGGCACGCCCGGGAGATCGCCCGGGAGGCCGCGTCCGGCCCGGGGCGTCCGCTGATCGTGTCCGCCAGCGGCGACGGCGGCTACAACGAGGTCGTCAACGGGATCATGGACGTGCCCGGGACCGAGGCGGCCGCCGCCGTGCTCGCCGCCGGGAACGCCAACGACCACGACCGCGTCACCAGCCGTCGTCCGCTCGCCGAAGCCGTGCTGGACGGCCGCACCGAGCGGATGGACCTGCTGGAGCTGCACCGCGGCGACGATCCGCCGCACTACGCGCACTCCTACATCGGTTTCGGCCTGACCCCGGTGGTCGCGTTGCAGATCGAGAAGGGCGGCAAGGGCACGCTGCGCGAGATCATCACGACGGTGCGCTCGTTCTGGGCGTTCACCCCGTTCGAGATCGAGTTCGGCCCCGGCGACCGGCGGCGGATCGACAACCTGGTGTTCGCGAACATCGGCGAGATGGCGAAGGTCGCCGAGCTCAGCGAGACCAGCAGGCCCGACGACGGCCGGTTCGAGGTCGTCCTGCTCGAGCACCGTCCGAAGTGGAAGCAGATCGCGATCGCCGTGCGCGCCGCGGTGAAGGGCCTCGGCCGGCAGCCCGCGACCCGCGAGTTCCGGTTCACCACCTGCGGCCCGATGCCGGTGCAGATCGACGGCGAGCTCTCCGACGTCGAGGCGGGCACCGCGGTGCGGGTGCGCTGCGCGGCGGGCGCGCTGCACGTCGTGCGCTGA
- a CDS encoding 2-keto-4-pentenoate hydratase, whose protein sequence is MTAHSHTDRGEVEPSAVDLVRADGTAGALWQAWTTGERLAALPELLRPRTLAEGFAAQRRLSERAGPACGWKLAATAKAGQAHIGVDAPLPGILFERFRHAPGDIVPSDGLHMAVAEAEFAFRMGAAVGAGASREELRAAVSAVHCAVELPDSRFDDFVAAGGPSLLADAACAGRFVLGPEIDGASDLDLAATPTSLQVDDDVATGTGAAVLGDPWAALGWLADTLPQYGARLDAGDLVITGTTTVPVGTRAGASVRATFGDAGALGTVEFTLAGRSD, encoded by the coding sequence ATGACCGCACACAGTCACACCGACCGCGGCGAGGTCGAGCCGTCCGCCGTCGATCTCGTCCGCGCCGACGGCACCGCCGGTGCACTGTGGCAGGCCTGGACCACCGGCGAGCGGCTCGCAGCGCTGCCCGAGCTGCTGCGCCCGCGCACCCTCGCCGAGGGGTTCGCGGCACAGCGGAGGCTCTCCGAGCGCGCCGGGCCGGCATGCGGCTGGAAGCTGGCCGCCACCGCGAAGGCCGGCCAGGCACACATCGGTGTCGATGCGCCGCTGCCCGGCATCCTGTTCGAACGGTTCCGGCACGCCCCGGGTGACATCGTCCCGTCGGACGGGCTGCACATGGCCGTCGCCGAGGCCGAGTTCGCGTTCCGGATGGGCGCGGCCGTCGGCGCCGGGGCGTCCCGGGAGGAGCTGCGTGCCGCGGTCTCGGCCGTGCACTGCGCAGTGGAGCTGCCGGATTCCCGGTTCGACGACTTCGTCGCCGCCGGCGGGCCGTCGCTGCTGGCCGACGCGGCCTGTGCCGGCCGGTTCGTCCTCGGCCCGGAGATCGACGGGGCGTCCGATCTCGACCTGGCCGCGACGCCGACCTCCCTGCAGGTGGACGACGACGTCGCCACCGGCACCGGCGCGGCCGTCCTGGGTGATCCGTGGGCGGCCCTGGGCTGGCTGGCCGACACGCTCCCGCAGTACGGCGCCCGGTTGGACGCCGGCGATCTGGTGATCACCGGCACGACGACGGTTCCGGTCGGCACCCGGGCGGGCGCGAGCGTCCGCGCGACGTTCGGCGACGCGGGCGCGCTCGGGACGGTCGAGTTCACCCTGGCCGGGCGCTCGGACTGA
- the malQ gene encoding 4-alpha-glucanotransferase, translated as MTRDPVDPELAEIADAYGVATSYLDGTRTEKPIDAAVVRNVLGLLEIDVSGPGAQRVALAGARQRAPLPATIGHRADRSRPLPGRGRLTATDGDAIGRASDVDGVLPTGLEPGRYLLETDAGRSAVVVAPPALPDPPRTWGWMLQLYALHSQRSWGIGDLGDLTELVRGGHGAGAVLLNPLHAITPVPPVQPSPYMPSSRRYTTPLALRVTDLPAYAAADAATRAEVDALRPETTGDRIAHDRVWAAKRSALEALWRSAGHPDGEPDPDLTSFATYCALAERYGARWSRWPSDLRRPDGAGIAAAHRALAPRIAFHTWVQRQAEAQLAGVRSAAREAGMPVGVIHDLAVGCDPEGADAWMWQDVLALDASVGAPPDAFNQRGQSWGLPPWRPDRLAATGFGAFGDMVRALLQHADGLRIDHVMGLWRLWWVPAGESADRGTYVHYDADAMLAVLLLEAHRADALVVGEDLGTVLPRIREDMTERNLLGSTVLWFSRDPDPVTGGDDGPLRRPSRWPERSVATISTHDLPTASGFLRGEHVRVRAELDLLDDPRAEEVKAAVERDELLALLAAEGLLPSPDVTDEDEIVVALHRLLAAAPSRLVLASLYDILGEPRQPNLPGTLDEYPNWRIPLPVTLEEALADERVRRIAEVLDGR; from the coding sequence ATGACCCGCGACCCGGTGGACCCCGAGCTCGCCGAGATCGCCGACGCGTACGGCGTCGCGACCTCCTACCTCGACGGCACCCGCACCGAGAAGCCGATCGACGCCGCCGTCGTGCGGAACGTGCTGGGCCTGCTGGAGATCGACGTCTCCGGCCCCGGCGCGCAGCGGGTCGCGCTCGCCGGCGCCCGGCAACGCGCACCGCTCCCGGCGACGATCGGGCACCGCGCCGACCGGTCCAGGCCGCTCCCCGGCCGGGGCCGGCTGACCGCCACCGACGGCGACGCGATCGGCCGGGCCTCCGATGTGGACGGCGTGCTGCCCACCGGTCTCGAACCGGGCCGGTACCTGCTCGAGACCGACGCCGGCCGGTCGGCGGTGGTCGTCGCACCGCCCGCACTGCCCGACCCGCCACGGACGTGGGGCTGGATGCTGCAGCTCTACGCCCTGCACTCGCAGCGCTCCTGGGGCATCGGTGATCTCGGTGACCTGACCGAGCTGGTGCGCGGTGGGCACGGCGCCGGCGCGGTGCTGCTCAACCCGCTGCACGCGATCACCCCGGTGCCGCCGGTGCAGCCCTCGCCGTACATGCCGTCGTCGCGCCGCTACACGACGCCGCTCGCGCTGCGGGTCACCGACCTGCCCGCGTACGCCGCCGCCGATGCCGCCACCCGCGCCGAGGTCGACGCGCTGCGCCCGGAGACCACCGGCGACCGGATCGCGCACGACCGGGTGTGGGCGGCGAAGCGCTCGGCGCTGGAGGCGTTGTGGCGCAGCGCAGGCCACCCCGACGGCGAACCCGATCCGGACCTGACGAGCTTCGCCACCTACTGCGCGCTGGCCGAGCGCTACGGCGCCCGCTGGTCCCGCTGGCCGAGCGACCTGCGACGGCCGGACGGCGCCGGGATCGCCGCCGCGCACCGGGCACTGGCCCCGCGGATCGCGTTCCACACCTGGGTGCAGCGCCAGGCCGAGGCGCAGCTGGCCGGCGTCCGGTCCGCGGCCCGCGAGGCCGGGATGCCGGTCGGGGTGATCCACGATCTGGCCGTCGGCTGCGACCCGGAGGGCGCCGACGCCTGGATGTGGCAGGACGTGCTGGCCCTCGACGCGAGCGTCGGCGCCCCACCGGACGCGTTCAACCAGCGCGGGCAGAGCTGGGGCCTCCCGCCGTGGCGGCCGGACCGGCTGGCCGCCACCGGTTTCGGCGCGTTCGGCGACATGGTGCGGGCGCTGCTGCAGCACGCCGACGGTCTGCGCATCGATCACGTGATGGGGCTGTGGCGACTGTGGTGGGTGCCGGCGGGCGAGAGCGCCGACCGTGGCACCTACGTGCACTACGACGCCGACGCGATGCTCGCCGTGCTACTGCTGGAGGCGCACCGGGCCGACGCCCTGGTCGTCGGTGAGGACCTCGGCACCGTGCTGCCCCGGATCCGCGAGGACATGACCGAGCGGAACCTGCTGGGCTCGACGGTGCTGTGGTTCTCCCGCGATCCCGATCCGGTGACCGGTGGCGACGACGGCCCGCTGCGCCGCCCGTCCCGCTGGCCGGAGCGTTCGGTCGCGACGATCTCCACCCACGACCTGCCGACCGCATCCGGTTTCCTGCGAGGCGAGCACGTACGGGTCCGGGCGGAGCTGGACCTGCTCGACGACCCGCGCGCCGAGGAGGTGAAGGCGGCCGTCGAGCGCGACGAGCTGCTCGCCCTGCTCGCGGCAGAGGGGCTGCTGCCCTCCCCGGACGTGACCGACGAGGACGAGATCGTCGTCGCCCTGCACCGTCTCCTCGCCGCGGCCCCGTCGCGGCTGGTACTCGCCTCGCTCTACGACATCCTCGGCGAACCCCGGCAGCCGAACCTGCCCGGCACCCTCGACGAGTACCCGAACTGGCGGATCCCGCTGCCGGTGACGCTGGAGGAGGCGCTCGCCGACGAGCGCGTCCGCCGGATCGCCGAGGTCCTCGACGGGCGCTGA
- a CDS encoding carboxypeptidase regulatory-like domain-containing protein: protein MSTWALLGLLVVVLVAVGIAAFLRWGRGRDDNPTSHDDEARPRTVADLVDRRARGLDDDVPAPEPAVEHAGEPEFPEPAPADPVAEDTEPEDAEPEDADPTGPIEAGGTAAVAESDAVAGTTADPDDPEPVGREVPRSELGSLGVAVSSAPDITDAAADTAEDETTDRIPEVRSAEPRITPDVSAGPVGPPWSRGFKDGKPVEPVDPPTAPTRPVPSPTPIARRRPIERPRTDSDVLGPDSSAPDISTPDRGVAAPTAGGLASIAAFRAARGERPGPDGAAPVRPAASAGLPVDEDLIQEHDAGQDPNAPVPEVEVDAVTASRVRADDGVGAEPIDFGRGVQAAGAAGPDAGAASDGAAVLDDAAVSDEAAGSDEVASVGDAASGAVAAPVGDAAPAAGTAPVGEVVPVAAAAPMDGAAPGEDPAPGGDAALSAAAAPGHDAAPGEDTASGDDAAPGIGAGRIAALAGGAVAATATAAVVTAGRAGDGAGSTDEAAGSEPSEDTERSAQTDELSATPGGTEDPAEPTRAHGATEADRATGEIEPAPAAGETEPAPVAGETEPALATEDTEPALATGDTEPARTVGETELPAAAVASEEPEDTGAAVIAGAPTVLPVRSDPRSPVDPDLVKRVTAVPAERPIPRGQATPDTEREFREARDRITGQPNWSSRVPEQASASERIGSEARIASIGLAATGPRESGENPEPPPRPAPRLLRSTRPVAERPEPPPAADPVPPPATPAPEPEAPPTVRTAAVDPVNPAVQAGDRAEDVALTVRRSGPAPDAVVPGTAPQDVEIRVLGPDDAALPGAAVALRDRAGSPTGSAVTGADGIARIPAPGAGEFAVVARLDGHRPGVAAFSVADTAAAVTVRLRPSASVHGTVRTDDGAAADVPVALEQDGEPVAETRTGPDGTFRLTDLDPGRYRLVTGTGATASGVDVEVPAGGDVEQDVTAS, encoded by the coding sequence ATGTCGACGTGGGCCCTGCTGGGGCTGTTGGTGGTGGTGCTGGTGGCCGTCGGGATCGCAGCGTTCCTGCGGTGGGGGCGGGGCCGGGACGACAACCCGACGTCGCACGACGACGAGGCACGTCCGAGGACCGTCGCGGACCTGGTCGATCGCCGGGCCCGTGGGCTCGACGACGACGTCCCCGCGCCGGAGCCGGCCGTGGAGCACGCCGGGGAACCCGAGTTCCCCGAGCCCGCCCCGGCCGATCCGGTCGCCGAGGACACCGAGCCCGAGGACGCCGAGCCCGAGGACGCCGATCCCACCGGGCCCATCGAGGCCGGTGGGACGGCTGCGGTCGCCGAGTCCGATGCGGTCGCCGGCACGACTGCGGACCCGGACGATCCGGAGCCGGTCGGCCGCGAGGTGCCGCGGTCGGAGCTCGGGTCGCTCGGTGTAGCGGTCTCGTCGGCGCCCGACATCACCGACGCCGCCGCGGACACCGCGGAGGACGAGACGACCGACCGGATCCCCGAGGTCCGCTCCGCCGAGCCGCGGATCACCCCGGACGTGAGCGCCGGGCCGGTCGGTCCGCCGTGGTCGCGTGGATTCAAGGACGGCAAGCCGGTCGAGCCGGTCGACCCGCCCACGGCGCCGACCCGGCCGGTGCCGAGCCCGACCCCGATCGCCCGCAGGCGCCCGATCGAGCGGCCCCGTACCGACTCCGACGTTCTCGGACCGGACAGCTCGGCGCCGGACATCAGCACGCCGGACCGTGGAGTCGCTGCGCCGACGGCCGGTGGGCTCGCCTCGATCGCGGCGTTCCGCGCGGCCCGCGGCGAACGCCCCGGGCCGGACGGTGCCGCCCCGGTGCGCCCCGCCGCGAGTGCCGGATTGCCGGTCGACGAGGACCTGATCCAGGAGCACGACGCCGGGCAGGACCCGAACGCCCCGGTGCCCGAGGTGGAGGTCGACGCGGTCACCGCGTCGCGGGTGCGCGCCGACGACGGGGTGGGCGCTGAGCCGATCGACTTCGGGCGCGGTGTGCAGGCCGCCGGAGCGGCGGGACCGGACGCGGGTGCTGCCTCGGATGGCGCTGCTGTGCTGGATGACGCTGCTGTGTCGGACGAGGCTGCCGGCTCGGATGAGGTTGCGTCGGTGGGTGACGCTGCATCGGGAGCTGTGGCCGCGCCGGTCGGAGATGCCGCGCCGGCTGCTGGGACTGCGCCGGTCGGCGAGGTTGTGCCGGTTGCTGCGGCCGCGCCGATGGATGGGGCCGCGCCGGGCGAGGACCCCGCGCCGGGTGGGGATGCTGCGCTGAGCGCCGCCGCCGCACCGGGCCACGACGCCGCACCGGGCGAGGACACTGCGTCGGGCGACGACGCTGCACCGGGAATCGGTGCCGGTCGGATTGCCGCGCTCGCCGGCGGGGCCGTCGCCGCGACGGCGACCGCCGCGGTGGTGACCGCGGGGCGTGCCGGCGACGGCGCCGGATCCACCGACGAGGCCGCCGGCTCCGAGCCGTCCGAGGACACCGAGCGGTCCGCGCAGACCGACGAGCTGTCCGCGACTCCCGGAGGGACCGAGGACCCCGCCGAGCCCACCCGGGCCCACGGGGCGACCGAGGCGGACCGGGCCACCGGGGAGATCGAGCCCGCTCCGGCTGCCGGGGAGACCGAGCCCGCCCCGGTCGCCGGGGAGACGGAGCCTGCCCTGGCCACCGAGGACACCGAGCCCGCCCTGGCCACCGGGGACACCGAGCCCGCCCGGACCGTCGGGGAGACCGAGCTCCCCGCGGCCGCCGTGGCATCCGAGGAACCCGAGGACACCGGGGCCGCCGTGATCGCGGGCGCCCCGACCGTCCTCCCGGTCCGGTCCGACCCGCGGTCCCCGGTCGATCCCGACCTGGTCAAGCGGGTGACCGCGGTCCCGGCGGAGCGTCCGATCCCTCGTGGCCAGGCCACCCCGGACACCGAACGCGAGTTCCGTGAGGCGCGGGACCGGATCACCGGCCAGCCGAACTGGAGCAGCCGGGTGCCCGAGCAGGCGAGTGCCTCGGAGCGCATCGGCAGCGAGGCCCGGATCGCGAGCATCGGGCTGGCGGCCACCGGCCCCCGGGAGTCCGGTGAGAACCCCGAACCGCCGCCCCGGCCCGCCCCGCGCCTGCTGCGGTCGACCCGCCCGGTCGCGGAGCGTCCGGAGCCGCCGCCCGCGGCCGATCCCGTGCCGCCGCCGGCGACACCGGCACCCGAACCGGAGGCCCCGCCGACCGTGCGCACCGCCGCCGTCGACCCGGTGAACCCCGCGGTCCAGGCCGGCGACCGGGCCGAGGACGTCGCACTCACGGTGCGCCGCTCCGGCCCCGCGCCGGACGCGGTCGTCCCCGGAACCGCCCCACAGGACGTCGAGATCCGGGTACTCGGACCGGACGACGCGGCACTGCCCGGTGCCGCCGTCGCACTCCGGGACCGGGCGGGCAGCCCGACCGGATCCGCCGTGACCGGCGCCGACGGCATCGCCCGGATCCCGGCACCCGGGGCGGGCGAGTTCGCCGTCGTCGCACGCCTGGACGGGCACCGGCCCGGCGTCGCCGCCTTCTCGGTGGCCGACACCGCCGCCGCGGTCACGGTGCGGCTGCGGCCCTCCGCCTCCGTGCACGGCACGGTCCGGACGGACGACGGAGCAGCCGCGGACGTCCCGGTCGCGCTGGAGCAGGACGGCGAACCGGTCGCCGAGACCCGGACCGGCCCGGACGGCACGTTCCGGCTCACCGATCTGGACCCTGGCCGGTACCGGCTCGTCACGGGCACCGGCGCCACCGCGTCCGGAGTGGACGTCGAGGTGCCCGCGGGCGGTGACGTCGAGCAGGACGTGACGGCGTCGTGA